The following proteins come from a genomic window of Panicum hallii strain FIL2 chromosome 8, PHallii_v3.1, whole genome shotgun sequence:
- the LOC112902434 gene encoding disease resistance protein RPP13-like, with protein MDLVVGASNDAVKSLVSKLGSLLAQEYTLIGGVSDDIQYINDELASMQAFLNRLKQEAKHDEQRQDWMKQVREVAYDIEDCVDNAGYRLSREPRGTGKLASLRRAWYLLTTLYARHCIATEIGNLKARAQHVSERRTRYGVENLARDSASERENSPIDRPVPHPQLIGTVAPVGIEGAKVELKPWFLEVKEQSTNDQPKFLAIVGFGGLGKTTLAMALYRAFGDEFDCRASVLASQKFHLQMVLRSLIKQFHSQQAGASKNDIEGIEEMGLEALKNQLTRQLEEKRYLILIDDIWSVSAWESIRDSFRKSKKGSSIMVTTRFKSVAEACRRQQGDVYELKPLHDDNSYKLFRQIISSAPTDPTNGTRALLKKCGGLPLAIILVAGLVASKLRLESNKIRVEDHHLSQEDKDVGGKLKKSKDQEGKDFSERLDKALVVEELEKNSPQEGNDISKKLENFLDQVSNDLGEELKKNLSTEGVSHIVHHCYYQLPAELKTCMLYLSMFPKGCLISRKRLIRRWIAEGFIAEKHGKMIEEIAEDCFNELISRNLTRAVNSSSNGKVKSCQVHDMVLEYIVVKSSDENFITVVGGHWHTPFPTYKVRRLSVQKSDRQEKETIERMKLSHVRSLTALGSFKAIHSTLSKFQILQVLDLESCKDLSLMNQLEKICDMHQLKYLSLRKTDIKRVPKEIGRLEYLQVLDIRDTKISQLPPSVEKLQHMVHLLAGSKSKRMGLTLTEGITKMMALQTLSGVEIRGSSVNAARVGSTNEEAKKYPRYKAASTGSAKGLRALENLTNLKKLTIYGLIDFTKKDNILLLSAIEHLSSCSLKFLAINDDFTEFLDSSLSTSQAPPEHLKTLGLSGKLSRVPDWISHLHNLEKLILSLTSLKESTLPVLGGLPELFAVIFTLDNSAKKYSNVLQILSKNAMESEGMIFVQPGGFKRLKLLRFVTPVLPPLSFLEEAMPKLESLELKFIMAEGIFGLENLASLGQVLLTVSNQASEVAKVKVSQIKALASMNPKQPSVVVNEYNDL; from the exons ATGGACCTCGTCGTTGGCGCCTCCAACGATGCCGTGAAATCGCTGGTGAGCAAGCTCGGGAGCCTCCTGGCTCAGGAGTACACCCTGATCGGAGGCGTCAGCGACGACATCCAGTACATCAACGACGAGCTGGCCAGCATGCAGGCCTTCCTCAACAGGCTCAAGCAGGAGGCCAAGCACGACGAGCAGCGTCAGGACTGGATGAAGCAGGTGCGGGAGGTCGCCTACGACATCGAGGACTGCGTGGACAACGCCGGCTACCGCCTCAGCCGCGAGCCCCGGGGGACCGGCAAGCTGGCCTCCCTCAGGCGGGCTTGGTATCTCCTCACTACGCTGTACGCACGACACTGCATCGCCACCGAGATCGGCAACCTCAAGGCTCGAGCGCAGCACGTCAGCGAGCGGCGCACTAG GTATGGAGTTGAGAACCTGGCGCGAGATAGCGCTTCAGAGAGAGAAAATAGCCCCATTGACCGCCCAGTGCCTCATCCTCAGCTCATCGGCACTGTGGCGCCTGTGGGCATCGAGGGCGCCAAGGTGGAGCTCAAGCCATGGTTCTTGGAGGTGAAGGAACAGAGTACCAATGATCAGCCTAAATTCCTCGCCATTGTCGGGTTTGGTGGCCTCGGCAAGACTACCCTTGCCATGGCCTTGTACCGCGCATTTGGAGACGAGTTTGATTGCAGGGCATCCGTTCTAGCATCGCAGAAGTTCCATCTCCAGATGGTTCTGAGAAGCCTTATTAAGCAGTTTCACAGCCAGCAGGCTGGTGCTTCCAAGAATGACATCGAAGGAATCGAGGAAATGGGACTCGAAGCGCTCAAAAACCAGCTCACCCGTCAGCTAGAAGAGAAGAG GTATCTCATCTTGATAGATGACATATGGTCTGTATCAGCATGGGAAAGCATTAGAGATTCTTTTCGAAAAAGCAAGAAGGGTAGTAGCATAATGGTGACTACTAGGTTCAAATCTGTAGCCGAAGCCTGCCGCCGTCAACAAGGCGATGTCTATGAGCTCAAGCCACTCCATGATGATAACTCCTACAAGCTGTTCCGCCAAATCATCTCAAGCGCTCCTACTGATCCCACTAATGGTACAAGAGCTCTTCTGAAGAAATGTGGAGGTTTGCCTTTGGCCATAATTTTAGTAGCTGGGCTCGTGGCTAGTAAATTGAGATTAGAGTCAAACAAAATCCGTGTAGAAGACCACCATTTGAGTCAAGAGGACAAGGATGTAGGTGGTAAGTTGAAGAAGAGTAAGGATCAAGAAGGCAAGGATTTCAGTGAGCGTTTGGACAAGGCTTTAGTAGTTGAAGAGTTGGAGAAGAATAGCCCCCAAGAGGGCAATGATATCAGTAAGAAGTTGGAGAACTTCTTGGACCAAGTGAGCAATGATTTAGGTGAAGAGTTGAAGAAAAATCTCTCAACAGAAGGAGTCTCACACATAGTGCACCACTGCTATTACCAATTGCCTGCTGAACTTAAGACTTGCATGTTGTATCTGAGCATGTTTCCCAAGGGTTGTTTGATCAGCAGGAAGCGTTTGATCAGAAGATGGATTGCTGAAGGGTTCATCGCTGAAAAGCATGGGAAGATGATTGAGGAGATTGCTGAGGATTGCTTCAATGAACTCATTAGCAGGAACCTAACCCGGGCagtcaacagcagcagcaatggcAAGGTGAAGAGCTGCCAGGTCCACGACATGGTCCTTGAGTACATTGTCGTCAAGTCAAGCGATGAGAATTTCATCACAGTGGTTGGTGGCCATTGGCATACACCATTTCCAACCTACAAGGTGCGTCGACTATCTGTCCAAAAGAGTGATAGGCAGGAGAAGGAAACAATAGAGAGGATGAAGTTGTCACATGTCCGGTCTTTAACAGCATTGGGGAGTTTCAAAGCTATTCATTCTACTCTGTCCAAGTTCCAGATACTGCAGGTGCTAGATCTTGAAAGTTGTAAGGATTTATCACTGATGAATCAGCTTGAGAAAATATGTGATATGCATCAGCTGAAGTACCTAAGCCTGCGAAAGACAGACATTAAGAGAGTCCCAAAAGAGATAGGTAGGCTGGAATATCTTCAGGTACTTGACATAAGGGATACAAAAATCTCGCAGTTGCCTCCCTCAGTTGAGAAGCTACAGCATATGGTGCATCTACTTGCTGGCAGCAAGAGCAAGAGGATGGGGTTGACATTAACTGAAGGGATCACAAAGATGATGGCTCTACAAACACTATCTGGGGTTGAGATCCGTGGAAGCTCTGTTAATGCAGCTAGGGTTGGATCCACTAATGAAGAAGCTAAGAAATATCCCCGATACAAGGCGGCTAGTACAGGCTCGGCTAAGGGACTGCGTGCCTTGGAGAACCTCACGAACCTGAAGAAGCTCACTATTTATGGACTTATAGACTTTACCAAGAAGGATAACATTCTACTATTGTCTGCCATTGAGCACCTGAGCAGCTGCTCCCTCAAGTTTCTTGCTATCAATGATGATTTCACTGAATTTCTTGACAGCTCGCTCAGTACTTCACAAGCGCCCCCGGAACACTTGAAGACCCTCGGGCTCTCCGGTAAGTTGTCCCGAGTGCCCGACTGGATCAGCCATCTGCACAACCTTGAGAAGCTAATTCTGTCCTTAACCTCACTCAAGGAAAGTACCTTGCCGGTCCTTGGGGGGCTGCCTGAGCTATTCGCTGTCATTTTTACACTGGATAATTCTGCAAAGAAGTATTCAAATGTTCTGCAAATATTGAGTAAAAATGCTATGGAGTCGGAAGGAATGATCTTTGTGCAACCTGGAGGATTTAAGAGGCTTAAACTACTGCGCTTTGTGACACCTGTGCTGCCACCTCTGAGCTTTCTGGAAGAAGCAATGCCAAAGCTTGAGAGTCTTGAGCTGAAGTTCATAATGGCGGAGGGCATCTTCGGCCTGGAAAACCTTGCAAGTCTCGGACAGGTGCTCCTGACGGTCAGCAATCAAGCGTCTGAAGTTGCAAAGGTGAAGGTGTCTCAGATCAAGGCATTAGCAAGCATGAATCCGAAGCAACCCAGCGTGGTCGTCAACGAGTACAACGACTTATAA
- the LOC112872334 gene encoding uncharacterized protein LOC112872334, translated as MDESKTKEIEIAVSLLGSYRARCSEMLEAARRRRVTAGDIELRYLDFLEKELSFIVAGLTVGGHACMDSEEELCMDSEEELGMGEADTVAPAAPERQIEEAIGSLESGCARCSEMMEAARPGRGTGDFKLRCLDFLEKELRYIVACLTALSPQHVDEEMTGWLQDLTATAKYLPDQADLQRDNTLLRRASRFFRCSSNRYPYWLMGEARSFSRLAEDSFRYRHLLQATSRHGTSYDLPELYMIMFPDGYMFEKDQLVMRCSYEGGFRLPDDPFSRLVSRNVITHAAPNSRRRTNRPDEAETWQWNVNNPIQYQFLASKSAEMGFVFTSATLNLLLAAGSSTGHGNEASRIPRRLALHQDDPNIPSLLQEIDLSQTRSLAVSGAVSIEVPLDKFVNLLVLDVEGWENFGDEDLLRICRSKMFFLEYLSIRNTRVSKLPPEINELCRLQVLDASKTQVTEIPFGVFVATRLYRLDLRGTPIRQLTLPKQILGLQNSLLATIDLSEQPASFVKALGDLRWLEVLAIKWSFHQSSDRDYCEALLSSIKRWRWLKSLTIHCGLGCSMEFLGSLSDPPVFFDKFKVTLGRFVGVPQWFSGLKYLSFVQIIVCKQGARDLEILRDLRKLKCLILGLDFIPREAIVIKNGGFHELQRFSIDCPVPWLTFESEAMPELTYLQLEFHACPTSPSSVPSGISNLSSLEEVALYYNVRYANSSSVKMTVEAVRKEVAKRRNRTQMISLFINDGIEQDDAQAVDKETESTTGAPSGPDAGAEGEAVVEKTTAVVDTEITEAES; from the exons ATGGACGAGAGTAAGACGAAGGAGATCGAGATAGCTGTAAGTTTGCTGGGGTCCTACCGCGCTAGGTGCTCTGAGATGCTGGAAGCTGCTCGTCGGCGCCGCGTCACGGCGGGCGACATTGAGCTGCGCTACTTGGACTTCCTCGAGAAGGAGCTCAGCTTCATCGTCGCCGGTTTGACG GTAGGggggcatgcatgcatggattCCGAGGAGGAGCTGTGCATGGATTCCGAGGAGGAGCTGGGAATGGGAGAGGCAGACACGGTCGCGCCTGCTGCTCCCGAGCGACAGATCGAGGAAGCTATAGGTTCTCTAGAGTCCGGCTGCGCGAGGTGCTCTGAGATGATGGAAGCTGCTCGTCCGGGCCGCGGCACGGGCGACTTTAAGCTTCGCTGCTTGGACTTCCTAGAGAAGGAGCTCAGATACATCGTCGCGTGTTTGACTGCACTGAGCCCGCAGCATGTCGACGAGGAGATGACGGGATGGCTGCAAGATTTAACTGCCACTGCGAAATATCTCCCCGACCAAGCTGATCTCCAACGTGACAACACCCTGCTGCGGAGAGCCTCGCGGTTCTTCCGCTGCAGTAGCAATCGATATCCATATTGGCTGATGGGTGAAGCGAGATCTTTTTCTCGTCTGGCTGAAGATTCCTTTAGGTATAGGCATCTTCTTCAAGCTACCTCTCGCCATGGTACAAGTTATGACCTACCAGAGTTGTACATGATCATGTTTCCTGATGGGTACATGTTTGAGAAGGATCAACTTGTCATGAGATGTTCGTATGAAGGCGGTTTCCGTCTACCTGATGACCCCTTTAGCCGTCTAGTCAGTCGGAATGTGATCACCCATGCAGCACCAAATTCCAGACGACGCACTAATCGGCCGGATGAAGCCGAGACCTGGCAGTGGAATGTCAATAATCCCATTCAGTACCAGTTCCTTGCCTCCAAATCAGCAGAGATGGGTTTTGTCTTCACCAGCGCCACGCTCAACTTATTGTTAGCGGCAGGATCATCAACAGGCCACGGCAACGAAGCTAGTCGGATACCACGGAGGCTTGCCCTCCACCAGGATGATCCAAACATCCCATCTCTGCTTCAAGAAATTGATCTGTCCCAGACACGTTCGCTAGCAGTGTCTGGTGCAGTCAGCATTGAGGTCCCCTTGGACAAGTTTGTCAATCTATTGGTGTTGGATGTCGAAGGTTGGGAGAATTTTGGAGACGAGGATCTGCTGCGGATATGCAGAAGCAAAATGTTTTTTCTGGAGTATCTGAGCATTAGGAACACTCGAGTCAGCAAGCTCCCGCCAGAGATCAACGAGCTGTGTAGACTGCAGGTATTGGACGCAAGTAAAACACAGGTAACTGAGATCCCGTTTGGGGTGTTCGTGGCAACAAGATTGTACAGACTGGACCTAAGAGGCACACCGATAAGGCAGCTGACACTGCCCAAGCAAATTCTGGGGCTGCAGAACAGTTT ACTAGCCACTATTGATTTAAGCGAACAACCTGCTAGCTTCGTCAAGGCTCTCGGTGATCTACGCTGGCTGGAGGTGCTTGCAATAAAGTGGTCCTTTCACCAGTCCTCCGACAGAGATTACTGTGAAGCATTACTATCATCCATCAAAAGGTGGAGATGGCTCAAGTCTCTGACCATTCACTGTGGACTCGGCTGCTCCATGGAGTTCCTGGGCTCCCTTTCTGATCCGCCTGTGTTCTTTGACAAATTCAAGGTGACACTGGGAAGATTCGTAGGTGTTCCCCAATGGTTCAGTGGGCTCAAGTATCTATCTTTCGTGCAAATTATTGTCTGCAAACAAGGGGCTCGTGATCTGGAGATACTCAGAGACTTACGTAAACTGAAATGCCTAATACTAGGCTTGGACTTCATTCCCAGAGAAGCTATAGTGATTAAAAATGGAGGGTTCCATGAGCTCCAGAGGTTCTCCATCGACTGCCCAGTGCCATGGCTGACCTTTGAATCAGAAGCGATGCCTGAGCTCACATATCTTCAACTGGAGTTCCATGCTTGCCCAACGAGCCCAAGTAGTGTTCCTTCAGGTATCAGCAACTTAAGTAGCCTTGAAGAGGTTGCCCTGTACTACAATGTGAGGTATGCTAACAGCTCCAGTGTCAAGATGACCGTGGAGGCAGTGAGAAAAGAAGTTGCTAAGCGCCGCAACAGGACCCAGATGATCAGCCTTTTCATCAATGACGGCATTGAACAAGATGATGCTCAGGCAGTTGATAAGGAGACAGAGAGTACAACCGGAGCTCCAAGCGGACCCGATGCTGGAGCTGAAGGTGAAGCAGTTGTCGAGAAGACTACAGCAGTGGTTGATACTGAGATTACTGAAGCAGAAAGTTGA